The following proteins are encoded in a genomic region of Limanda limanda chromosome 22, fLimLim1.1, whole genome shotgun sequence:
- the LOC133028851 gene encoding immunoglobulin kappa light chain-like, with amino-acid sequence MKTSPKFVLYLTCFFLGKMGELFQMHHFILSHQDSGFISADVGYNLTLQCFYEERNDKMYWYKQTPGQKPRIISVTYKSTKRDALLNEFKDNQRFTVETIGVVSHLKISDLQLSDSATYYCLKGPLSVLEFTEGVTVSVKGSGSNIQALVHQSESIQPGGSVTLSCTVHTGTCDGEHSVYWFKSSEDPQPGLIYTHGDRNDQCEKKPDNQTHTCVYNLSMERLNRSHAGTYYCAVTACGHIVFGDGTKLEFDGESLPETHLMNSDSHLERDRAKKLNVGSDDLNYAGLSFLPRAERSRRPAREREPEPNVVYATTKHSRNHRK; translated from the exons ATGAAGACATCTCCGAAGTTCGTTCTCTAcctgacatgtttcttcttGGGGAAAAtgggtgagttgt ttcagATGCATCATTTTATCTTGTCTCATCAAGACAGTGGATTCATATCAGCTGATGTTGGATACAACTTGACTTTGCAGTGTTTCTATGAAGAGAGAAACGATAAGATGTATTGGTACAAACAAACACCAGGACAGAAACCTCGAATCATCTCAGTGACGTACAAATCCACTAAAAGAGATGCGTTATTGAATGAATTCAAGGACAATCAACGCTTCACTGTGGAAACTATTGGTGTTGTGAGTCACCTAAAAATCTCAGATCTGCAGCTTTCAGACTCAGCCACTTACTACTGTTTAAAGGGTCCTTTAAGTGTGCTTGAGTTTACTGAGGGCGTCACTGTCAGTGTGAAAGGTTCAGGGTCTAACATCCAGGCTCTGGTGCATCAGTCTGAGAGCATCCAGCCAGGAGGTTCTGTGACTCTCAGCTGTACAGTTCACACTGGGACCTGTGATGGAGAACACAGTGTTTACTGGTTCAAGAGCTCTGAAGATCCTCAGCCAGGACTCATCTACACCCACGGAGACAGGAACGATCAGTGTGAGAAGAAACCCgacaatcagacacacacctgtgtctACAACTTGTCAATGGAGAGACTGAACCGTTCTCATGCTGGGACCTACTACTGTGCTGTCACTGCATGTggacacattgtgtttggagacgggaccaagctggagtttgatggtgagtcGCTACCAGAGACTCATTTAATGAATAGTGACAGTCACCTAGAAAGAGACAGGGCAAAAAAATTG AATGTGGGCTCTGATGACCTGAACTACGCAGGACTGAGTTTCCTTCCAAGGGCAGAGCGGAGCAGAAGGCctgctagagagagagagccggagcCTAATGTTGTCTACGCCACCACCAAGCACTCAAGAAACCACCGGAAGTGA